In the Acidobacteriota bacterium genome, one interval contains:
- a CDS encoding M14 family zinc carboxypeptidase, with protein sequence MTIHRLTRSSFLSLGVVLLTVCFGLAQTNTTLKPGRDPKQPIDEEYTKKIAEYTTEKFFNSPLTDYLPASKTVPTPKAVLGDVAGAPGKLPYSAEVYRYMRLLEKASPRVKVYSIGTTEEGREMIAVAVSSEANIAQIEANRARLAKLADPRAIQMNDDEAEKLITASVPVYYLTGTIHSPETGSPTALMELVYRLAVDESPYYKNIRDNVITLITPVVEVDGRDRQVDVYNWHLANPDKQWPSLIYWGHYVAHDNNRDSMALSLKLTQNVLKTYTGWRAQVLHDLHESVPYLYDNTVGDQPYNAWVDPILTDEWQLIGWHNVSEMTKFGMPGVFTHGTFDTWSPSYLMFIAASHNGISRLYETFGNAGADTVERTLSPGEYSRQWYKQNPPLPKARWSQRNNNNYQQTGILVSLAHFATNNKYFLRNFYLKSKNSILKPKQAGPAAYVFPANDPRPGGQAELLRLLQMQGCEVHRATAPFTVTMPAKKRPARPTNATPTAGTNGQGEAKPANDTRQFPAGSYIVRMDQPYSRIADMMLDYQYWAPNDPQRNIYDDTAWTFGELGNVQVVRVTDVKALDAAMEKVAGEVRATGGVKGSGQIFVVNHNADNALATLRYRFKDAQFEAAEEPFEVAGQTFNRGSFIIRNVSQNDLNAATTELGLQVVATTAAPTVKTHAIKAPRIAIMHTWLSTQDEGWWRLEFDRLKIPFDYISTQDAAKDANLNAKYDVIIFAPVGRSNPQQIIAGLPMFGNPLPWKTTDLTPNLGKVDATDDMRPGLGWTGVENLQNFVRRGGLLITASDTASFAVTLGFGQGVSITSPQRLRVTGSVLRSKIVDSVSPILYGYNDNLSIFCANGPIFGVSNSVGGRGGRRFSGDGSDRLTGRGTPDDPDTVQNRPPDVIPEETRSEIWELPPVTDEQLRNGIGVIPPAMRPRVVLRYADARELLVSGLLEAGNEIAQRPAVIDVPFDKGHVVLFSNNPFWRAETQGSYFLVFNAILHFDNLNAGRKLAER encoded by the coding sequence ATGACCATCCATCGTTTAACTCGTTCATCTTTTCTCAGTCTAGGTGTGGTTTTGCTGACGGTTTGTTTTGGGCTGGCGCAGACCAACACCACGTTGAAACCGGGACGTGACCCGAAACAACCGATTGATGAGGAATACACCAAAAAAATTGCTGAATATACCACCGAAAAATTTTTCAACTCGCCGCTCACCGATTACCTGCCGGCGTCGAAAACTGTGCCGACGCCGAAAGCTGTGCTTGGGGATGTCGCGGGCGCGCCCGGCAAACTCCCGTATTCGGCAGAGGTCTATCGCTATATGCGACTGCTTGAAAAAGCCAGCCCGCGCGTCAAAGTCTATTCCATCGGCACCACCGAAGAAGGGCGCGAGATGATTGCCGTCGCGGTTTCTTCGGAAGCCAACATCGCGCAGATCGAAGCCAACCGCGCGCGACTTGCCAAACTCGCTGACCCGCGCGCCATTCAGATGAACGATGATGAAGCCGAAAAACTCATCACCGCATCGGTTCCGGTTTACTATCTGACCGGCACGATTCATTCGCCGGAAACCGGTTCACCGACGGCGCTCATGGAACTTGTCTATCGTCTGGCAGTCGATGAAAGCCCTTACTATAAAAATATTCGCGACAATGTCATCACCTTGATTACCCCTGTGGTTGAAGTTGACGGGCGCGACCGACAGGTTGATGTCTATAACTGGCATCTGGCGAACCCCGATAAACAGTGGCCGTCGCTCATCTATTGGGGACATTATGTGGCGCACGATAACAATCGCGATTCGATGGCGCTATCGCTCAAGCTGACGCAAAACGTGTTGAAAACCTATACCGGCTGGCGCGCCCAGGTGCTTCACGATTTGCACGAATCGGTGCCTTACCTGTATGACAACACGGTTGGCGACCAACCCTACAACGCCTGGGTTGACCCGATTCTTACGGACGAGTGGCAATTGATTGGCTGGCACAATGTATCGGAGATGACCAAATTCGGCATGCCCGGCGTCTTCACCCACGGCACCTTCGATACCTGGTCGCCAAGTTATTTGATGTTCATCGCGGCATCGCACAACGGCATCAGCCGTCTGTATGAAACCTTTGGCAATGCGGGCGCGGATACGGTTGAGCGGACGCTGTCGCCGGGAGAGTATTCGCGGCAATGGTATAAACAAAATCCGCCTTTGCCGAAAGCCCGCTGGTCACAGCGCAACAATAACAATTATCAACAAACCGGCATACTGGTTTCGCTGGCGCATTTTGCCACCAACAATAAATATTTTCTGCGCAATTTTTATTTGAAGAGCAAGAACTCAATCCTCAAACCCAAACAGGCAGGTCCCGCCGCTTATGTCTTTCCCGCCAATGACCCGCGACCGGGCGGACAGGCAGAGTTACTCAGACTTTTGCAAATGCAAGGTTGCGAAGTGCATCGCGCCACCGCGCCATTTACCGTGACCATGCCTGCGAAGAAACGACCGGCAAGACCGACGAACGCAACGCCAACCGCTGGAACCAACGGGCAAGGGGAAGCGAAGCCCGCAAACGATACCCGGCAATTTCCCGCCGGCAGTTACATCGTGCGCATGGATCAACCCTACAGCCGCATCGCCGACATGATGCTCGATTATCAATACTGGGCACCGAATGACCCGCAACGAAATATTTATGATGACACCGCCTGGACGTTTGGCGAACTCGGCAATGTGCAAGTCGTGCGCGTCACCGATGTAAAAGCCCTTGATGCGGCGATGGAAAAGGTCGCAGGCGAAGTGCGCGCGACGGGCGGCGTCAAAGGCAGCGGACAGATTTTCGTCGTCAATCACAATGCCGATAACGCGCTTGCGACTTTGCGCTATCGTTTCAAAGACGCGCAGTTTGAAGCGGCGGAAGAGCCGTTTGAAGTCGCCGGTCAAACATTCAATCGCGGTTCATTCATCATTCGCAATGTTTCGCAAAACGATTTGAACGCGGCAACCACTGAACTCGGTTTGCAGGTGGTGGCGACAACCGCTGCGCCGACTGTGAAAACCCACGCCATCAAAGCGCCGCGCATCGCCATCATGCACACCTGGCTCAGCACACAGGACGAAGGCTGGTGGCGTTTGGAATTTGACCGTTTGAAAATTCCCTTCGATTACATCAGCACGCAGGACGCGGCGAAAGACGCCAACCTCAATGCGAAATACGATGTAATTATTTTTGCGCCGGTTGGTCGCAGCAACCCGCAACAAATCATTGCGGGACTGCCGATGTTCGGAAACCCCTTGCCGTGGAAGACGACGGATTTGACGCCGAACCTCGGCAAGGTTGATGCGACCGATGATATGCGTCCCGGTCTTGGTTGGACAGGGGTTGAGAATTTACAAAATTTCGTGCGCCGCGGCGGACTGCTGATTACCGCAAGTGATACGGCAAGCTTCGCCGTGACCTTGGGGTTCGGACAAGGCGTTTCGATTACATCGCCGCAACGTCTGCGCGTCACCGGAAGCGTGTTGCGTTCAAAAATCGTTGACTCGGTGAGTCCGATTCTTTACGGCTACAACGATAATTTATCTATCTTCTGCGCCAATGGTCCGATTTTCGGCGTGAGCAATTCAGTTGGTGGGCGGGGCGGACGCCGGTTCAGCGGCGATGGCAGTGACCGTTTGACCGGGCGCGGCACACCCGATGACCCCGATACGGTGCAGAACCGTCCGCCTGATGTGATACCCGAAGAGACGCGGTCGGAAATCTGGGAACTGCCGCCGGTCACCGATGAACAATTGCGCAATGGCATAGGGGTGATCCCACCTGCAATGAGACCGCGCGTGGTGTTGCGTTACGCGGATGCGCGCGAGTTGTTGGTATCGGGACTGTTGGAAGCGGGCAATGAAATCGCTCAACGCCCGGCAGTGATTGATGTGCCATTTGACAAAGGTCATGTGGTGTTATTCTCGAATAATCCGTTCTGGCGAGCCGAAACCCAGGGGAGTTATTTTCTGGTCTTCAATGCGATTTTGCATTTCGATAATTTGAATGCCGGAAGAAAACTCGCCGAGCGATAA
- a CDS encoding PSD1 and planctomycete cytochrome C domain-containing protein, which produces MPLAYRRFKFPVFIFFVSLSMTAAWFDRQSVSANADDTAEFFEKRVRPILLTRCASCHNPQAQVAKLDLTTAEGFAKGGESGALINLSQPEESRLLKVIGYSETLKMPPTGKLKADEIAVLTEWVKMGAPWANATVKPEAKWNPPKSTREFTEEEKTYWAFQPLATVAPPKVKNRAWVKSPIDAFILQKLEARGITPAPPADKLTLLRRATFDLTGLPPTEKEMGDFLADNSPAAFAKVVERLLASPRYGEKWGRHWLDVARYADSTGNDEDHRYPHAWKYRDYVIEAFNWDLPYDQFIREQLAGDLLPAADGGEINKRGIVATGFLALGAKALAQQDKQKMLYDVWDEQVDVTSKAFLGMTMACARCHNHKFDPILTKDYYSLIGIFAATRSFTNPDSHVSVVLEKPLIPKSEWQQYQAAKKVYNEKQKRLQLALAAIKDDAQRRWVQPLANNFANIMLAARRVYEGNIKIEEAAKQVGLDAAFMQKWVDFFKPNDERVRGYLNEWKDAPVDKRSTVAQSYQARFVKRFEAWQKSLGEWQSKYQKALEANQALPDRPGFEEGEDRFFAEIYFGDSVFAVSDKEPKFFSTEQWAAIEKLHKEQEALKKLAPVEPEFACAIEEGAPVKQKVLVRGDYNNPGEDAPPAFPAILARYDTQSPFSGSGRLQLADWLTRAENPLPKRVLVNRLWQWHFGEGLVRTPDNFGRMGDRPSHTELLDFLAAEFIKCGYSMKAMHRMLMLSNTYKMASENPVAMKADPDNRLLSRFNRRRLTIEEMRDGLLAIDGTIDLTMGGTLQTGRGTDGENNQERLSFNPEKSKRRTVYLPLRRANLPTLLNLFDFGDATTMSGKRQLTNVATQALFWLNSEFLTERSADFAQLLMANNVKDEAERVAIAYRRILNREPQKAEMAGALKYLEGYKLKFAGDKAEQKAWQSFVRILMSSNEFVYLD; this is translated from the coding sequence ATGCCGCTCGCTTATCGCCGGTTTAAATTTCCGGTTTTTATTTTCTTCGTCAGCTTATCAATGACCGCTGCCTGGTTTGATAGGCAATCGGTGTCGGCAAACGCGGATGATACAGCCGAGTTTTTTGAAAAGCGCGTTCGCCCGATTCTTTTGACCCGCTGCGCCAGTTGCCATAATCCGCAGGCGCAGGTTGCCAAACTTGACCTGACGACCGCCGAAGGTTTCGCTAAGGGAGGCGAAAGCGGCGCGCTGATTAATTTGAGTCAACCCGAAGAGAGCCGTTTACTTAAAGTCATCGGTTATTCGGAAACCTTGAAGATGCCACCCACCGGCAAATTGAAAGCCGATGAAATTGCTGTGCTCACCGAGTGGGTGAAGATGGGCGCGCCGTGGGCGAATGCGACCGTAAAACCCGAAGCCAAATGGAACCCGCCAAAATCGACACGCGAATTTACCGAAGAAGAGAAAACTTATTGGGCTTTTCAACCGCTTGCTACAGTCGCACCGCCGAAAGTTAAAAATCGAGCCTGGGTTAAATCGCCGATTGATGCATTCATTTTGCAGAAACTCGAAGCCCGTGGCATCACCCCCGCGCCGCCTGCCGATAAACTCACCTTACTGCGCCGCGCCACCTTTGATTTAACGGGACTGCCGCCGACTGAAAAAGAGATGGGCGATTTCTTAGCCGATAATTCGCCTGCTGCGTTTGCCAAAGTCGTCGAGCGATTGCTGGCGAGTCCGCGTTACGGCGAGAAGTGGGGCAGGCATTGGCTCGATGTTGCGCGTTATGCCGATTCGACCGGCAATGATGAAGACCATCGCTACCCGCACGCCTGGAAATATCGCGACTATGTCATCGAAGCGTTCAACTGGGATTTGCCGTATGACCAGTTTATTCGCGAACAGCTTGCGGGAGATTTGTTGCCCGCTGCGGATGGCGGCGAAATCAATAAGCGCGGCATTGTGGCAACCGGATTTCTGGCGCTTGGCGCAAAAGCTCTCGCGCAGCAGGACAAACAGAAGATGCTTTACGATGTCTGGGATGAACAGGTGGATGTAACCTCGAAAGCCTTTTTAGGCATGACGATGGCTTGCGCGCGTTGTCACAATCACAAATTCGACCCGATTCTCACCAAAGATTATTATTCACTGATTGGTATATTTGCCGCGACACGCAGTTTTACCAATCCCGATTCGCATGTCTCTGTGGTGCTTGAAAAACCTCTGATTCCGAAATCCGAATGGCAGCAGTATCAAGCGGCGAAAAAAGTTTATAACGAAAAACAGAAACGCTTGCAGTTGGCTTTGGCAGCGATTAAAGACGATGCGCAGCGGCGATGGGTGCAACCGCTTGCCAACAATTTTGCGAATATCATGCTTGCCGCCCGCCGTGTCTATGAAGGCAATATCAAAATCGAAGAAGCCGCTAAGCAGGTCGGACTTGATGCGGCTTTCATGCAGAAATGGGTCGATTTTTTTAAGCCGAATGACGAGCGGGTGCGCGGTTATTTGAATGAATGGAAGGACGCGCCTGTGGATAAACGCTCGACGGTTGCGCAAAGTTATCAAGCGCGATTTGTGAAACGTTTTGAAGCCTGGCAGAAATCGCTTGGCGAATGGCAAAGCAAATATCAGAAAGCGCTCGAAGCCAATCAAGCGTTACCCGACCGACCCGGCTTTGAAGAGGGCGAAGACCGTTTTTTTGCCGAAATTTATTTTGGTGATAGCGTATTTGCAGTCTCTGATAAAGAGCCGAAATTTTTCTCCACAGAGCAATGGGCAGCGATTGAAAAGCTGCATAAAGAACAAGAGGCGTTAAAGAAACTTGCGCCCGTAGAACCCGAATTTGCCTGCGCCATTGAAGAGGGCGCACCGGTTAAACAAAAAGTCCTGGTGCGCGGCGATTACAATAACCCCGGCGAAGATGCGCCGCCCGCATTCCCGGCAATCCTTGCGCGCTATGACACGCAATCGCCGTTTAGCGGCAGCGGGCGTTTGCAACTTGCAGATTGGTTGACGCGCGCGGAAAATCCTCTGCCGAAACGGGTGCTGGTCAATCGCTTGTGGCAATGGCATTTCGGCGAGGGGTTAGTGCGAACCCCCGATAATTTTGGCAGGATGGGCGACCGTCCGTCGCACACGGAACTCTTGGATTTTCTCGCCGCAGAGTTCATCAAATGCGGGTATTCGATGAAGGCGATGCATCGAATGCTCATGCTCTCAAACACTTACAAAATGGCTTCGGAAAATCCTGTGGCGATGAAAGCCGACCCGGATAACCGTTTGCTTTCGCGATTCAATCGCCGGCGTCTAACGATTGAAGAGATGCGCGACGGCTTGCTTGCGATTGACGGGACGATTGATTTGACGATGGGCGGCACGTTGCAGACCGGGCGCGGCACGGATGGCGAAAATAATCAGGAGCGGTTGAGTTTCAATCCCGAAAAATCGAAACGCCGCACGGTTTATCTGCCACTTCGTCGGGCGAATTTGCCGACCTTGCTGAATCTTTTTGATTTTGGCGACGCCACAACCATGAGCGGCAAACGCCAACTTACCAATGTCGCAACCCAAGCTTTGTTCTGGCTCAACAGCGAATTTCTGACCGAGCGTTCAGCCGATTTCGCACAACTATTAATGGCGAACAATGTGAAAGATGAGGCGGAGCGCGTGGCGATTGCCTATCGGCGCATCTTAAATCGCGAACCTCAAAAAGCAGAAATGGCGGGCGCATTAAAATACCTTGAAGGATACAAATTGAAATTCGCCGGTGACAAAGCCGAGCAGAAAGCCTGGCAGAGTTTTGTGAGAATTCTGATGTCATCGAATGAATTTGTTTACCTTGATTGA
- a CDS encoding DUF1501 domain-containing protein, whose translation MSKPESLAWIQSLYQKTEQPMSRRAWLRAASLGFGSLGLTAMLAEEAKLFAATNSQFAEGSSQSGNPQSAGGVSLPRNSQLQSPLAPRPPHFAPRAKRVIFLFMHGGPSSIDTFDPKERLVRDHGKPLPIKRPLAFADGKVGPLMKPLWDFKPGGQSGIPVSDLFPHVRDCVDDLCIIRSLVGEGVDHGAALLQTFTGSSTFVRPSMGSWVIYGLGTENQNLPGFITIKPALSHGGAKNWSSAFLPGAYQGTAIGNSGLKVEDIKKEPIEYLLSKHLSPDEQRYELEMLEAINRRHQQLHKQDPQLETRIQAFEMAFKMQSQAPEAFEVDKESQATKKLYGLDDPLTADFGWQCLLARRLAERDVRYIQCTHSYKWDQHSDLYNLHTKNAREVDKPIAGLLKDLKARGLLKDTLVIWAGEFGRTPVSESGDGRDHNPYGYSIWMAGGGVKAGFVYGATDDIGYHAVEDRCHIHDFHATVLHLLGLDHERLTYRFSGRDFRLTDVAGVVAQKILA comes from the coding sequence ATGTCAAAGCCGGAAAGTCTGGCGTGGATTCAATCGCTTTATCAAAAAACCGAACAACCCATGTCGCGCCGCGCCTGGCTGCGCGCCGCAAGCCTCGGTTTCGGCTCACTCGGTTTAACCGCGATGCTTGCCGAAGAAGCAAAACTTTTCGCGGCGACGAATTCGCAATTCGCGGAAGGCTCAAGTCAGTCCGGCAATCCGCAATCCGCAGGAGGCGTAAGCCTGCCCCGCAATTCGCAATTGCAAAGTCCGCTTGCGCCGCGCCCGCCGCATTTTGCGCCGCGAGCCAAACGGGTGATTTTTCTTTTTATGCATGGCGGTCCCTCTTCGATTGACACTTTCGACCCGAAAGAACGACTGGTGCGCGATCATGGCAAACCCTTGCCGATTAAACGCCCGCTGGCATTCGCTGATGGCAAAGTCGGACCTTTGATGAAACCGCTTTGGGATTTCAAACCCGGCGGACAAAGCGGCATTCCCGTAAGTGATCTCTTTCCACATGTGCGCGATTGCGTAGATGACCTCTGCATTATTCGTTCGCTGGTTGGCGAAGGCGTTGACCACGGCGCGGCATTGCTGCAAACCTTCACAGGCTCTTCAACCTTCGTGCGACCGAGCATGGGGTCTTGGGTGATTTACGGACTGGGAACCGAAAATCAAAATCTTCCCGGCTTCATCACGATTAAACCGGCGCTGTCGCATGGCGGCGCGAAAAACTGGTCATCAGCTTTTTTGCCCGGCGCATATCAAGGCACGGCGATTGGCAATTCCGGCTTGAAAGTCGAAGACATCAAAAAAGAACCGATTGAATATCTCCTCAGCAAACATCTGTCGCCCGATGAGCAGCGTTATGAACTGGAGATGCTCGAAGCCATCAATCGCCGCCATCAGCAACTCCATAAGCAAGACCCGCAACTGGAAACCCGCATACAGGCATTCGAGATGGCTTTCAAAATGCAATCGCAAGCCCCCGAAGCCTTCGAGGTGGATAAAGAATCCCAAGCCACGAAAAAACTTTACGGCTTGGATGACCCTTTGACCGCCGATTTCGGCTGGCAGTGTTTATTGGCGCGACGACTTGCCGAACGCGATGTGCGCTACATTCAATGCACCCACAGTTACAAATGGGATCAGCACAGCGACCTCTATAATCTGCATACTAAGAATGCCCGTGAAGTCGATAAACCGATTGCCGGACTGCTGAAAGATTTGAAAGCGCGTGGACTGTTGAAAGATACGCTGGTCATCTGGGCGGGCGAATTCGGACGCACCCCGGTCAGTGAAAGCGGTGACGGGCGCGATCACAATCCTTACGGCTATTCGATATGGATGGCGGGCGGCGGCGTCAAAGCCGGTTTCGTTTATGGCGCGACCGATGACATCGGCTATCACGCTGTCGAAGACCGCTGTCACATACATGATTTTCACGCGACGGTGTTGCATTTGCTGGGACTTGATCACGAGCGCTTGACTTATCGGTTCAGCGGGCGCGATTTCCGTTTGACGGATGTGGCGGGCGTTGTCGCCCAAAAGATTCTCGCATAA
- a CDS encoding metallophosphoesterase — MQIKLYKPLVIIVSLLILPTVACQNEQKGKDKKDKKSKELFAYARDWSRFPAIIERDTKNEIVAIGDIHGGFDRLVALLTKAGLIKADPQAKSGYAWTGGNRLLVCTGDMINKGNGSIAVLDLLMALEDQARAAGGELIVTLGNHEVTFLANPGAKKAEEFEDELEAKGIDPDSLPRGESPYGVWLMNRAYAARVNDWFFSHSGNTSDKTLDQLSQEFRAAVEKGDWKSLLGETSLLESEKWWKGQGGAKELLDKNLASVKARHFVFGHDPGAFEGFGAIQQDKDGRLVLIDVGMSPAVDYSKGALLFIETKDNESLATSVDADGNKKQIWRGDLVKAKALKLP; from the coding sequence ATGCAAATCAAACTCTATAAACCGCTGGTCATCATTGTAAGCCTGCTGATATTACCCACAGTCGCTTGTCAGAACGAACAAAAAGGTAAAGATAAAAAAGATAAGAAGTCGAAAGAATTATTCGCTTATGCGCGTGACTGGTCGCGCTTCCCGGCGATTATCGAACGCGACACCAAAAATGAAATCGTCGCCATTGGCGATATTCACGGCGGCTTTGACCGGTTGGTTGCTTTGCTTACAAAAGCCGGTCTCATCAAAGCTGACCCGCAAGCGAAAAGCGGTTATGCGTGGACGGGCGGCAATCGGCTGCTGGTCTGCACCGGCGATATGATTAACAAAGGCAACGGGTCAATCGCGGTTTTGGATTTACTCATGGCGCTCGAAGACCAGGCGCGCGCCGCGGGCGGTGAATTGATCGTCACGCTCGGCAATCACGAAGTCACTTTCCTAGCCAACCCCGGCGCGAAAAAAGCCGAAGAGTTTGAAGACGAACTCGAAGCCAAAGGCATAGACCCTGACTCGTTGCCGCGCGGCGAGTCGCCTTACGGCGTGTGGCTCATGAATCGCGCATACGCGGCGCGCGTCAATGATTGGTTCTTTTCGCATAGCGGCAACACCTCAGATAAAACTCTCGACCAACTGTCGCAGGAATTTCGCGCCGCAGTGGAAAAAGGCGATTGGAAATCCCTGCTTGGCGAAACCTCGCTGCTGGAATCCGAAAAGTGGTGGAAAGGGCAGGGCGGCGCAAAGGAATTGCTCGATAAAAATCTCGCCAGTGTCAAAGCCCGCCATTTCGTTTTCGGTCACGACCCCGGCGCGTTTGAAGGCTTCGGCGCGATTCAACAGGATAAAGACGGTCGGTTGGTTTTAATTGATGTCGGCATGTCACCGGCGGTTGATTACAGCAAAGGCGCATTGCTTTTCATCGAAACCAAAGATAACGAAAGCCTCGCCACAAGCGTGGATGCCGACGGCAATAAAAAACAGATTTGGCGCGGCGACCTTGTAAAAGCGAAAGCGCTGAAGCTGCCATAG
- a CDS encoding nucleotidyltransferase family protein, translating into MPVTFGRSNVDLLKAIHFLAWRNPPPPLAITAEELIAITPQLLHLGAGALAWRRIADSDLQDLPAALELKRAYQFHTLQTAVDELNLTRVFSDFRAAGIEPLLVKGWAIARLYRDPAIRPFSDIDLIVQPQHTGKAREFLQNAWRYPINIDLHEELKDSDGQNVEAMFARSQLINLNGTKIRVPCEEDHLRFLCLHALRHGIWRPLWLCDVAVALENRRADFDWQSCLGDNQIQANWILSTIKLANQLLGAEINDTPVAEIKKPLPRWFVNAVLQNWQAAKGMKQISLNAIVLSNQFSFREKLAELSYRWHRPIEASLDLQIPFNRLPRLPIQLAASLLRVPDFLDALAQRLKNR; encoded by the coding sequence ATGCCCGTAACTTTCGGTCGTTCAAATGTTGATTTGCTCAAAGCCATACATTTTCTAGCGTGGCGAAATCCGCCGCCACCGCTTGCCATCACCGCCGAAGAATTAATCGCCATCACCCCGCAACTCCTGCACCTCGGGGCAGGGGCGCTTGCCTGGCGGCGCATTGCTGATAGCGATTTACAAGACCTGCCTGCGGCTTTGGAACTCAAACGCGCTTATCAATTTCACACACTGCAAACCGCTGTTGATGAACTCAATCTCACACGGGTGTTCAGCGATTTTCGCGCCGCAGGTATTGAACCGTTGCTGGTCAAAGGTTGGGCAATCGCCCGTTTGTATCGAGACCCGGCAATTCGTCCGTTTTCCGATATTGATTTAATCGTCCAGCCGCAGCACACCGGCAAAGCCCGCGAGTTTTTACAAAACGCCTGGCGTTACCCCATCAACATTGATTTGCACGAAGAGTTGAAAGATAGCGACGGACAAAATGTTGAAGCAATGTTTGCCCGTTCACAGTTAATTAATCTCAACGGCACGAAAATCCGCGTGCCTTGCGAAGAAGACCATTTGCGTTTTTTATGCCTGCACGCGCTCAGGCACGGCATCTGGCGACCGCTGTGGCTTTGCGATGTGGCGGTCGCTTTGGAAAATCGTCGAGCCGATTTCGATTGGCAAAGCTGTCTCGGCGACAATCAAATCCAAGCCAACTGGATTCTCTCGACCATCAAACTCGCAAACCAATTGCTCGGCGCGGAAATCAACGACACACCGGTTGCCGAAATCAAAAAACCGTTGCCGCGCTGGTTCGTCAATGCCGTTTTGCAAAACTGGCAAGCAGCAAAAGGCATGAAACAAATCAGCCTGAACGCCATTGTACTCAGCAACCAGTTTTCTTTCAGAGAAAAACTTGCCGAACTCAGCTATCGCTGGCATCGCCCCATCGAAGCCTCTTTAGACCTGCAAATCCCCTTTAATCGGTTGCCGCGTTTGCCTATTCAACTTGCCGCTTCGCTGTTACGGGTGCCGGATTTTCTCGACGCCTTAGCGCAACGACTAAAAAATCGGTAG
- a CDS encoding crosslink repair DNA glycosylase YcaQ family protein — MLNTISETIEEYRDRAWRRTPELRIESAIAAEGFIEEIGFCGALTDAKQNYPSLYIAVCGRRDAFMPRNVQKDPEASFAWVTKDEVMRRGKVYYAKLLKGKSTFVAPRLVPHFNALFGIPRKQEKEKLSDDARAILKVLRKEWEMATADLREESGVKDRKRFTKALDELQRAMKVIPGEVLYEPFFTYIWSLAEGRWAKELATKVKRDDALKAAARAYLKGAGLTARGELARLTGLSRVDAGRGNHLLVNEGFAERLETGVYRLRDF, encoded by the coding sequence ATGTTGAATACGATTTCCGAAACTATTGAAGAATATCGCGACCGCGCCTGGCGGCGAACGCCGGAACTGCGCATTGAATCGGCGATTGCTGCCGAAGGGTTTATCGAAGAAATCGGTTTTTGCGGGGCGCTTACCGATGCCAAACAAAATTACCCGTCGCTGTATATTGCGGTTTGTGGCAGGCGCGATGCCTTTATGCCGCGCAATGTGCAGAAAGACCCCGAAGCCAGTTTCGCCTGGGTGACCAAAGATGAAGTGATGCGCCGCGGCAAGGTCTACTATGCCAAACTGCTCAAAGGCAAATCGACGTTTGTTGCGCCGCGACTGGTTCCGCATTTCAACGCCTTATTCGGCATTCCACGCAAACAAGAAAAAGAAAAACTGTCCGATGATGCGCGCGCGATTTTAAAAGTGCTGCGCAAAGAATGGGAGATGGCGACCGCAGATTTGCGCGAAGAATCGGGCGTCAAAGACCGCAAACGCTTTACCAAAGCTCTGGATGAATTGCAGCGCGCCATGAAAGTCATACCGGGCGAAGTTCTGTACGAACCGTTTTTTACCTACATCTGGAGCCTCGCGGAAGGGCGTTGGGCAAAAGAGCTGGCAACCAAAGTCAAACGCGACGATGCCTTGAAAGCGGCTGCCAGAGCCTATTTGAAGGGAGCGGGACTGACCGCGCGCGGCGAACTGGCGCGACTCACGGGACTTTCGCGGGTTGATGCGGGCAGAGGCAATCACCTGCTGGTCAACGAAGGTTTTGCCGAGCGTCTGGAAACCGGCGTCTATCGTTTGCGTGATTTTTAA
- a CDS encoding PqqD family protein, with the protein MHDNKGKTIIQARKENLVVKEVADEVLIYDLDANKAHCLNKTAALVWNYCDGKNSVTDVARRMASDLQTPVDETVVWFAINQLEKFDLMQEQKAKELGMGMTRRDLIKRAGIAAVLTIPVVMTITAPNALAAVSCVDIGGACTTTGECCQTPLALTCCTAPSPSAGTCQASC; encoded by the coding sequence ATGCACGACAACAAAGGAAAAACCATCATTCAGGCGCGTAAAGAAAATCTCGTAGTCAAAGAAGTCGCCGATGAAGTGTTGATTTACGATTTGGATGCCAACAAAGCGCACTGTTTAAATAAGACTGCGGCGCTGGTGTGGAATTATTGCGACGGGAAGAACTCGGTGACAGATGTCGCCCGGCGTATGGCGAGCGATTTACAGACGCCTGTGGATGAAACGGTCGTGTGGTTTGCCATCAATCAACTGGAAAAATTCGATTTGATGCAGGAGCAAAAAGCCAAAGAACTGGGCATGGGAATGACGCGCCGCGATTTAATCAAACGCGCCGGCATTGCCGCCGTCCTGACGATTCCTGTAGTGATGACGATTACCGCGCCTAACGCGCTGGCTGCGGTAAGCTGTGTTGATATCGGTGGAGCGTGTACTACGACAGGAGAGTGTTGCCAAACTCCGTTGGCTCTAACCTGTTGCACAGCACCATCGCCTTCGGCTGGCACTTGTCAAGCATCTTGCTGA